The Patescibacteria group bacterium genome window below encodes:
- the ychF gene encoding redox-regulated ATPase YchF, translating into MPLSIGIVGLPNVGKSTLFTALTKKQAEAANYPFCTIEPNVGLVAVPDHRLNELAKISQPKKIIPTAIEFVDIAGLVKGASQGEGLGNQFLSHIRECDAICQVIREFNDDNIIHVHNKVDPEADRETINLELILADLSTVTKRLDKVVREAKSGNKEALWAKELLERTKDHLEKEQSARDMNLNEEERLFIKQLGLITVKPLLYILNTNETKSGQSWDNVPVICIDAKLEAEIASLGEEEQTLYIQELGLKESGLDRLIRAGYDLLGLITFLTTGPEETRAWTVKKGSLAPEAAGVIHTDFIKGFIRAEVINWQDFVKAGSETTAKAQGLIRTEGKDYIIQDGDVCNFLVNT; encoded by the coding sequence ATGCCTTTATCCATTGGTATTGTCGGTTTACCAAATGTCGGTAAATCCACTCTCTTTACCGCCTTAACTAAAAAACAAGCTGAAGCTGCCAATTATCCTTTTTGTACCATTGAACCCAATGTCGGATTGGTAGCTGTCCCGGATCATCGTCTTAACGAATTGGCTAAAATCTCCCAACCTAAAAAGATTATCCCCACGGCCATTGAGTTTGTGGATATTGCCGGCTTGGTTAAAGGCGCCTCACAAGGCGAGGGTCTTGGTAACCAATTCCTTTCACACATCAGAGAATGCGACGCCATTTGCCAAGTAATTAGAGAATTTAACGACGATAATATTATCCATGTTCATAACAAGGTAGATCCTGAAGCAGATAGAGAAACCATTAATCTTGAACTTATTCTAGCCGATCTTAGCACTGTAACTAAAAGATTAGATAAAGTTGTCCGGGAAGCTAAAAGCGGTAATAAAGAAGCTTTATGGGCTAAAGAACTTCTAGAAAGAACCAAAGACCATTTAGAAAAAGAACAATCCGCCAGAGACATGAACCTTAACGAAGAAGAAAGGCTTTTTATCAAACAACTCGGCCTAATTACCGTTAAACCTCTTTTATATATTCTTAACACCAATGAAACAAAAAGTGGACAAAGCTGGGATAATGTACCGGTTATTTGTATTGATGCCAAACTTGAAGCTGAAATAGCTTCACTAGGAGAAGAAGAACAAACTTTATATATTCAAGAACTAGGTCTTAAAGAAAGTGGCCTTGATCGCCTGATTCGTGCCGGCTATGACCTATTGGGACTTATTACCTTCCTAACTACCGGGCCCGAAGAAACCAGAGCCTGGACAGTTAAAAAAGGTTCTCTAGCCCCCGAAGCCGCCGGAGTTATTCATACCGACTTTATTAAAGGCTTCATTAGAGCAGAAGTTATTAACTGGCAAGACTTTGTTAAAGCAGGCTCTGAAACAACCGCCAAAGCCCAAGGTCTAATACGTACGGAAGGTAAAGACTATATTATCCAAGACGGAGATGTTTGTAATTTCTTGGTAAATACTTAG